A genomic window from Luteolibacter sp. LG18 includes:
- a CDS encoding squalene/phytoene synthase family protein, protein MSVVSSEITRKAKSNLAFALGILPKERRDDMVVFYAFCRVVDDLADDQAVAPAKREAALNAWKDGLENGFADPTPFQREVIGLRDARQLPTELLVAIIEGCKMDLRPQRFGTWEDLSKYTWKVACAVGLVSVRLFGCTHPDADRFAVALGHALQLTNILRDVGEDLSNELRIYLPLADLARFQYTERDLVGRVHDGRFLAMMAYQAERTEAFYQEAKAIHATLPAADRAALVPAAIMEDTYRTLLGKMKRDGFRVFDRRYRLSKARKLAIFSKHLITRPTLSGE, encoded by the coding sequence ATGTCCGTCGTTTCCTCCGAAATCACCCGCAAGGCGAAATCCAACCTCGCCTTCGCGCTGGGCATCCTGCCGAAGGAACGCCGGGACGACATGGTCGTCTTCTACGCCTTTTGCCGCGTGGTCGACGACCTCGCCGATGACCAGGCCGTGGCTCCCGCCAAGCGCGAGGCCGCCCTCAATGCCTGGAAGGACGGCTTGGAAAACGGTTTCGCCGACCCCACCCCGTTCCAGCGCGAGGTGATCGGCCTGCGCGATGCCCGCCAGCTCCCCACCGAGCTGCTGGTGGCCATCATCGAAGGCTGCAAGATGGACCTCCGCCCGCAGCGCTTCGGCACCTGGGAAGACCTCTCGAAATACACCTGGAAGGTCGCCTGCGCCGTGGGACTCGTCTCGGTCCGCCTCTTCGGCTGCACCCACCCGGACGCCGACCGCTTCGCCGTGGCCCTCGGCCACGCCCTCCAGCTCACCAACATCCTGCGCGACGTGGGCGAAGACCTTTCCAACGAGCTGCGGATCTACCTGCCGCTCGCCGACCTCGCCCGTTTCCAATACACCGAGCGCGACCTCGTCGGGCGCGTCCACGACGGCCGCTTCCTCGCCATGATGGCCTATCAGGCCGAGCGCACCGAGGCCTTCTACCAGGAAGCCAAGGCGATCCACGCCACCCTGCCGGCCGCCGACCGCGCCGCGCTGGTGCCCGCCGCGATCATGGAGGACACCTACCGGACCCTCCTCGGGAAGATGAAACGCGATGGATTCCGCGTATTCGACCGTAGATACCGCCTTTCCAAAGCGCGAAAGCTCGCCATCTTTTCCAAGCACCTGATCACCCGGCCGACGCTGTCCGGTGAATAA
- a CDS encoding mechanosensitive ion channel domain-containing protein encodes MIRVLAAALLLGSAPLHAQLTNLLPKDAPKQVEATETPQQVRDRWQAWLTEARAQLVRLDDPAAESQLPPGVNTSEYAERRRDVQQTVASLERSLKSVSVLNDSVKEATRAREARAAWHGFKDTPPYSVLMVDELRNQRDVAREKKTTAESSISLLEHLVDEARQLSATNDADVRRAQDAASSNEKDMAAKWRLDSVKIRQRMLVVRIESATAGIEVQRNDLAAAGDDLSLAEIQINAAAPQQAFLKGDLDKIRKAAADRQAALKKEVDGLDKRRRSILADRRKLEPAPGADGKVPPVDELTQLRLDSAQDRADALEFSADLLGSLGQLENQLLDAYDARNTLMTSQDADARAAALKTLGDIVGRVGPWGVYVDNQFNLAGAKLRSQEARAASLAAGDPKLQPINEARDALGEQMAVIQRVKQNVDLASRLIHRWQEDYDAHVQKQSLGERTSSFFRSVWRGVRSTWQFEVFHVDNKGVTLGRLIIALALFGFGYFVASRVTQRLQRVVVARGRVAEAQAGTLRRWLMVLLGFFLVVGTLQVMKIPLTVFAFFGGALAIGLGFGTQTLIKNFISGIIMLFERNIRVGDIVDVSGSVGTVTEINTRSSVIRSGDGLETIVPNSMFLENKITNWTHSNRRLRRSIRLGVAYGASSQKVSEILLDCASRHGRVLKDPEPLALFEDFGENVLVFSLYFWVELAGNTNAAVVSSDLRFMIEKRLNDAGIEIPSPQKDLKFTTDAPLRVEWAPRGEE; translated from the coding sequence ATGATCCGTGTCTTGGCCGCCGCATTGCTGTTGGGTTCCGCGCCCCTTCACGCGCAGTTGACCAACCTGCTGCCGAAGGATGCGCCGAAACAGGTGGAGGCCACCGAAACTCCGCAGCAGGTCCGCGACCGCTGGCAGGCGTGGCTCACCGAGGCGAGGGCCCAACTGGTGCGTCTGGACGATCCGGCGGCCGAGAGCCAGTTGCCACCGGGGGTGAATACCTCGGAGTATGCCGAGCGCCGGCGGGACGTGCAGCAGACGGTGGCGTCGCTGGAGCGTTCTTTGAAAAGTGTCTCGGTGTTGAACGACAGCGTGAAAGAGGCCACCCGCGCCCGGGAGGCCCGCGCGGCCTGGCATGGCTTCAAGGACACTCCGCCCTATTCGGTGTTGATGGTGGACGAGTTGCGGAACCAGCGCGACGTCGCCCGCGAGAAGAAGACCACCGCGGAGTCCTCGATCAGCCTGCTCGAGCACCTGGTGGACGAGGCCCGCCAGCTTTCCGCCACCAACGATGCCGATGTCCGCCGCGCCCAGGATGCCGCGTCCTCGAACGAGAAGGACATGGCGGCGAAATGGCGGCTGGATTCGGTGAAGATCCGCCAGCGGATGCTGGTGGTGCGCATCGAGTCCGCCACGGCGGGCATCGAGGTCCAGCGTAACGATCTCGCCGCCGCCGGGGACGATCTTTCGCTGGCGGAGATCCAGATCAACGCGGCCGCGCCGCAGCAGGCCTTCCTGAAGGGGGATCTCGACAAGATCCGCAAGGCCGCCGCTGACCGCCAAGCCGCGCTGAAGAAAGAGGTCGATGGCCTCGACAAGCGCCGCCGCTCGATCCTGGCCGACCGCCGCAAGCTCGAGCCCGCGCCCGGCGCGGATGGCAAGGTGCCGCCGGTGGACGAGCTGACCCAGCTCCGCCTCGATTCCGCCCAGGACCGCGCCGACGCGTTGGAGTTCTCCGCGGACCTGCTCGGCTCGCTCGGGCAGTTGGAGAACCAGCTCCTGGACGCCTACGACGCGCGCAACACCCTGATGACCTCGCAGGACGCGGATGCCCGCGCCGCCGCCCTCAAGACACTGGGCGACATCGTCGGCCGCGTCGGCCCGTGGGGCGTCTATGTCGACAACCAGTTCAACCTCGCCGGGGCGAAACTCCGCAGCCAGGAAGCGCGTGCCGCCTCGCTCGCCGCCGGCGACCCGAAGCTCCAGCCGATCAACGAGGCCCGCGACGCCCTCGGCGAGCAGATGGCGGTGATCCAGCGGGTGAAGCAGAATGTCGACCTCGCCAGCCGCCTGATCCACCGCTGGCAGGAGGACTACGATGCCCATGTCCAGAAGCAGTCGCTGGGCGAGCGGACCTCGTCGTTTTTCCGCTCGGTGTGGCGTGGGGTTCGGAGCACCTGGCAGTTCGAGGTTTTCCACGTCGACAACAAGGGGGTCACGCTCGGCCGCCTGATCATCGCGCTGGCGCTGTTCGGATTCGGCTATTTCGTGGCCTCGCGGGTGACCCAGCGGCTCCAGCGGGTGGTGGTGGCCCGCGGCCGGGTGGCGGAGGCGCAGGCCGGCACGCTGCGGCGGTGGCTGATGGTGCTGCTCGGGTTCTTCCTGGTGGTGGGGACGCTGCAGGTGATGAAGATCCCGCTCACGGTGTTCGCGTTCTTCGGGGGCGCGCTCGCCATCGGCCTCGGTTTCGGCACCCAGACGCTGATCAAGAACTTCATCAGCGGCATCATCATGCTGTTCGAGCGGAACATCCGGGTGGGGGACATCGTCGATGTCAGCGGCTCGGTCGGCACGGTGACGGAGATCAACACCCGCTCCTCGGTGATCCGCAGCGGCGACGGCCTCGAAACGATCGTGCCGAACTCGATGTTCCTCGAAAACAAGATCACCAACTGGACCCACAGCAACCGCCGGTTGCGCCGCAGCATCCGCCTCGGGGTGGCCTACGGGGCCTCCAGCCAGAAGGTCTCGGAGATCCTCCTGGATTGCGCCAGCCGCCACGGCCGGGTGCTGAAGGATCCGGAGCCGCTGGCCTTGTTCGAGGACTTCGGCGAGAACGTGTTGGTGTTCTCGCTCTACTTTTGGGTCGAGCTGGCGGGGAACACCAACGCGGCGGTGGTTTCCAGCGACCTGCGGTTCATGATCGAGAAGCGGCTCAATGACGCCGGGATCGAGATTCCTTCCCCGCAGAAAGACCTGAAGTTCACGACGGACGCGCCGCTCCGGGTGGAGTGGGCACCGCGCGGGGAGGAGTGA
- the lepB gene encoding signal peptidase I, whose translation MFTPKWKKEAMLLVKGARKFVHYKRDLLKPDRIAEIESRRQDLLDAIKAKDLSKVDEASKQLRGTCENSLKGQQPPTWWEENVEVMFVAIVIALGLRTYVLQPFRIPTGSMQPTLNGIIGTPTPEKDWPALPTRLADGVLRGRSYVHEVNKSDRRLAFKNDGQPDIRDIQFLHFFSRSEIHFADGSVQRLPAPLSQVIDLGLRDALGKAARNGGVMPAGTVLCEGTIDAGDLVLVDRISYHFRKPVRGEVFVFDTRDIPTKPQAPKGGRSELAEQGESVTHYIKRLAAVPGDKIQIAPPNVLISGQIAHERGFENVYNLPLWNRPGQKGYSLANADHYPNPKLLRETDSMTLAVDAPRGMREYCALGDNSGNSLDSRYWGTVKEFNLVGPALFSLWPVTTKHWGFIR comes from the coding sequence ATGTTCACGCCGAAGTGGAAGAAGGAAGCCATGCTGCTCGTCAAAGGCGCGCGGAAATTCGTCCACTACAAGCGCGACCTCCTCAAGCCCGACCGCATCGCCGAGATCGAGTCCCGCCGCCAGGACCTGCTCGACGCCATCAAGGCCAAGGACCTTTCCAAGGTCGACGAAGCCTCCAAGCAACTCCGCGGCACCTGCGAGAACTCGCTGAAAGGCCAGCAGCCGCCGACTTGGTGGGAGGAAAACGTCGAGGTCATGTTCGTGGCCATCGTCATCGCCCTCGGCCTGCGCACCTACGTTCTCCAACCCTTCCGCATCCCCACCGGCTCCATGCAGCCGACCCTCAACGGGATCATCGGCACCCCGACCCCGGAGAAGGACTGGCCAGCACTCCCCACCCGCCTCGCCGACGGCGTCCTGCGCGGCCGCAGCTATGTCCATGAGGTGAACAAGAGCGACCGCCGCCTCGCCTTCAAGAATGACGGCCAGCCGGACATCCGGGACATCCAGTTTCTCCATTTCTTCAGCCGCTCCGAGATCCACTTCGCGGACGGCTCCGTCCAACGCCTGCCCGCCCCGCTGTCCCAGGTCATCGACCTCGGCCTGCGCGACGCCCTGGGCAAAGCCGCCCGCAACGGCGGCGTGATGCCCGCCGGCACGGTGCTCTGCGAGGGCACCATCGACGCCGGTGATCTGGTACTGGTGGATCGGATTTCCTATCACTTCCGCAAGCCGGTCCGCGGCGAAGTGTTCGTCTTCGACACCCGTGACATCCCGACCAAGCCCCAGGCCCCGAAGGGTGGCCGGAGCGAACTGGCGGAGCAGGGCGAAAGTGTCACCCACTACATCAAGCGGCTCGCGGCCGTGCCGGGCGACAAGATCCAGATCGCCCCACCCAACGTGCTGATCAGTGGCCAGATCGCCCATGAGCGGGGCTTCGAGAACGTCTACAACCTGCCACTCTGGAACCGCCCCGGCCAGAAGGGATACTCGCTCGCCAACGCAGACCACTATCCCAATCCCAAGCTCCTCCGCGAAACCGACAGCATGACCCTCGCGGTCGACGCCCCGCGCGGCATGCGCGAATACTGCGCGCTGGGCGACAACAGCGGCAATTCGCTCGATTCCCGCTACTGGGGCACCGTGAAAGAATTCAATCTGGTGGGTCCGGCCCTGTTCTCGCTCTGGCCGGTCACCACCAAACATTGGGGTTTCATCCGCTGA